The following proteins are encoded in a genomic region of Tigriopus californicus strain San Diego chromosome 6, Tcal_SD_v2.1, whole genome shotgun sequence:
- the LOC131882707 gene encoding DNA topoisomerase 3-beta-1-like, protein MVGVLMVAEKPSLALSIAQILSNHKCVSRKGFNGACSVHEWTGSFQGLQGVKFKMTSVCGHVNTLDFPSKYNNWDRVDPSELFYCSTEKKEATPKLKMPAFLAAEAKHNEFLVLWLDCDKEGENICFEVMNCVLDSMKRPQGGMRQFHRAKFSSITDKDIKLAMNTLVEPDENQSKSVDARQELDLRIGCAFTRFQTKFFQGKYGDLDSSLISYGPCQTPTLGFCVGRHDIIQTFKPETYWTIAVKVKTELSGRQLVLDWDRQRCFDKEVAQLFLSDVKSHKYATVTNISSKEKAKERPIALNTVELMRVASSGLGMGPHHAMQIAEKLYIQGFISYPRTESTHYSENFDLKDALRQHQNSSDWGAEVRELLSQGINKPKKGHDAGDHPPITPMRAASRDQLDGDSWRVYDYVVRHFIASLSRNCKYLSTVITIAIGDESFSMTGKKTIDPGFTALMTWQTLLEDDENLPTVNKGDQLMIDDVRLLEKQTSPPDYLTESDLITLMEKHGIGTDASIPVHINNICQRNYVTIGAGRKLIPTTLGIVLVHGYLKIDPDLVHPQMRSAVEEQLDLIAHGRANFKSVLKHTLEIFKLKFQYFVSNISGMDQLFEVSFSTLAESGRPFSRCGKCRRFMKYVMAKPSRLYCNTCDETLNLPQNGNIKLYQELKCPLDDFEILYVTAGGSGKSYVFCPYCYNNPPFREMRKDMGCNSCTHPTCTHGQNSNGVSQCVECEEGILVLDAASIPKWKLGCNRCDVIIRLFNDAAKVSVLDEKNCSECDAQIMKVEYKEGKSKLEEGELTAEGCIYCDESLSRLVEKHHAVLMRRRPNRQGTGRGGAGRGRGKPGRGRGGKRGKVPKDKMAQLAAYFV, encoded by the exons ATGGTGGGCGTGTTGATGGTGGCCGAGAAGCCTTCACTGGCCTTATCCATCGCTCAGATTCTCTCCAACCATAAGTGTGTCTCCAGAAAAGGCTTCAATGGAGCTTGCTCCGTTCACGAGTGGACCGGCTCCTTCCAGGGACTCCAAGGGGTCAAATTCAAGATGACCTCTGTGTGCGGACATGTGAACACCTTGGATTTCCCCTCTAAATATAACAATTGGGATCGAGTAGATCCCAGTGAACTCTTCTACTGTTCCACCGAGAAAAAAGAGGCCACACCCAAATTAAAGATGCCGGCGTTTTTGGCCGCCGAAGCCAAACACAATGAATTTCTCGTCCTATGGCTCGATTGTGATAAGGAGGGCGAGAATATCTGTTTCGAG GTCATGAATTGCGTACTGGACAGCATGAAACGGCCTCAAGGCGGTATGAGACAGTTTCATCGGGCCAAGTTCTCATCCATTACCGACAAAGACATCAAACTGGCCATGAACACCCTAGTGGAGCCCGATGAGAATCAATCCAAGTCCGTGGATGCCCGGCAGGAGCTGGATCTTCGCATCGGGTGCGCCTTCACTCGCTTTCAAACCAAGTTCTTCCAGGGCAAATACGGTGATTTGGACTCATCCCTGATCTCTTATGGTCCTTGCCAAACGCCCACTTTGGGCTTTTGCGTGGGTCGACACGACATTATTCAGACCTTTAAACCTGAAACTTATTGGACTATCGCTGTGAAGGTCAAGACTGAATTATCAGGGCGACAACTTGTCTTGGATTGGGACCGGCAACGTTGTTTCGACAAAGAGGTGGCCCAATTGTTCCTATCGGATGTGAAAAGCCACAAATATGCTACTGTGACTAACATTTCGTCCAAGGAGAAGGCCAAAGAAAGGCCTATTGCCTTGAATACGGTCGAACTGATGCGGGTGGCCTCCTCTGGCCTTGGCATGGGACCTCATCATGCTATGCAGATCGCCGAGAAACTCTACATCCAAGGGTTTATAAGTTACCCACGAACCGAGTCAACCCATTATTCGGAGAATTTTGACTTGAAGGACGCCCTCCGACAACACCAAAACTCGAGTGATTGGGGTGCCGAGGTCCGGGAATTGCTCTCGCAGGGAATTAATAAACCCAAGAAAGGCCATGATGCCGGCGATCACCCGCCAATTACCCCAATGCGGGCAGCGTCCCGTGACCAGCTGGATGGAGATTCATGGCGGGTCTATGATTACGTGGTTCGACATTTCATTGCTTCCTTGTCCAGAAATTGCAAATATCTCAGCACCGTCATCACCATAGCAATCGGGGATGAAAGTTTCTCCATGACGGGTAAAAAGACCATTGACCCGGGTTTCACGGCCTTAATGACATGGCAAACGCTGCTCGAGGACGACGAGAACTTACCCACGGTGAATAAAGGTGACCAACTCATGATTGATGATGTGCGATTACTCGAGAAACAAACAAGTCCCCCGGATTACCTCACCGAATCGGACTTGATTACCCTAATGGAGAAACATGGTATCGGTACTGACGCATCCATCCCGGTTCACATCAACAATATTTGCCAAAGGAATTATGTGACAATTGGGGCTGGACGAAAATTGATCCCCACGACCCTTGGGATTGTTCTGGTCCACGGCTATTTGAAGATCGATCCGGATTTAGTCCATCCGCAGATGAGATCGGCCGTAGAGGAGCAGCTGGATCTGATTGCCCATGGACGCGCCAATTTCAAGTCCGTGCTCAAACACACTCTAGAAATATTCAAGTTGAAGTTTCAGTATTTTGTGAGTAACATCTCTGGAATGGATCAATTATTTGAAGTGTCCTTCTCCACTTTGGCCGAAAGTGGGCGGCCCTTTTCCCGATGCGGCAAATGTCGACGGTTCATGAAATATGTTATGGCGAAACCCAGCCGTCTCTATTGCAATACCTGCGATGAAACGCTGAACTTACCTCAAAACGGTAACATCAAGTTATATCAAGAGCTCAAATGTCCTCTCGACGACTTCGAAATCCTCTACGTCACAGCGGGGGGCAGCGGGAAAAGTTATGTGTTTTGCCCATATTGCTACAACAACCCGCCTTTCAGGGAAATGAGAAAGGATATGGGTTGTAATAGTTGTACCCATCCCACTTGCACCCACGGCCAGAATAGCAACGGTGTGTCTCAATGCGTGGAGTGTGAAGAGGGTATTCTGGTGTTGGATGCAGCCTCAATTCCCAAATGGAAGTTAGGCTGCAATCGGTGTGACGTCATCATTCGATTGTTCAATGATGCAGCTAAAGTCTCGGTGTTGGATGAGAAGAACTGCTCGGAGTGCGACGCTCAAATCATGAAGGTCGAGTACAAAGAGGGCAAAAGCAAGTTGGAGGAGGGTGAACTGACCGCAGAGGGTTGCATTTATTGCGATGAAAGTCTCTCCAGACTTGTAGAGAAACATCATGCCGTGCTCATGCGACGCCGACCTAATCGTCAGGGAACGGGTCGTGGTGGGGCGGGACGTGGTCGTGGAAAGCCAGGACGGGGTCgtggaggaaaaagaggaaaagtgcCCAAGGATAAAATGGCCCAATTGGCAGCCTATTTTGTCTGA
- the LOC131882714 gene encoding transmembrane protein 165-like, producing MRVLGIFLVVFTVFGTLLQLSMAHSDQLTLPKAPVPLNAHNVNAPAKAGKVDQRLFKKEAEHPGETNAEVKVPVADSVEPKPTEDIGDLFGSSSGFIHGFIATLSVIIVSELGDKTFFIAAIMAMRHSRTTVFIGAISALTVMHVMSSFFGYAITVIPRLYTYYISSFLFAVFGIKMLREGYKMSPNEAQEEFDEVQEDLRKREMSDNGDVEAGSASNRRKEPSVISFVSKILIQSFTMTFLAEWGDRSQLATIVLAARENVAAVVIGGVLGHALCTGLAVVGGRMIAQRISVRTVTIVGGVVFILFALTALVMDPNAV from the coding sequence ATGCGGGTTCTTGGGATCTTCCTGGTTGTCTTCACAGTCTTTGGGACCTTGTTGCAATTGAGCATGGCCCACTCGGATCAATTGACCTTACCAAAGGCTCCAGTACCTCTAAATGCCCATAATGTCAATGCTCCGGCCAAGGCAGGCAAAGTGGATCAGCgattgtttaaaaaagaagcCGAACATCCGGGGGAAACCAATGCGGAAGTTAAAGTTCCTGTAGCAGATTCGGTGGAACCCAAGCCCACCGAGGACATTGGCGACTTGTTTGGGTCGTCATCTGGATTCATTCATGGATTCATTGCCACCTTGAGTGTGATCATTGTGTCAGAGTTAGGAGACAAGACCTTCTTCATTGCGGCCATCATGGCCATGCGGCATTCCCGAACAACCGTGTTCATTGGGGCCATATCAGCACTCACCGTGATGCATGTCATGTCCAGCTTCTTTGGCTATGCCATCACCGTTATTCCAAGGCTGTATACCTACTACATCTCTTCGTTCCTTTTTGCCGTGTTCGGTATCAAAATGCTCCGTGAAGGTTACAAAATGTCGCCGAATGAGGCTCAAGAGGAGTTCGATGAAGTACAAGAAGATCTCCGAAAGCGCGAGATGAGCGACAATGGCGACGTTGAGGCCGGATCGGCGAGTAACCGTCGCAAGGAACCTAGTGTCATTTCTTTCGTTTCCAAAATCTTGATCCAATCCTTCACCATGACCTTCTTAGCTGAGTGGGGCGACCGTTCCCAACTAGCTACCATAGTCCTTGCCGCTCGAGAAAATGTGGCGGCTGTGGTGATAGGGGGTGTCTTGGGACACGCCTTGTGTACGGGTCTGGCAGTGGTGGGTGGAAGAATGATTGCTCAACGTATTTCAGTGCGGACTGTTACCATTGTGGGTGGAGTTGTATTTATCCTTTTTGCCCTCACGGCTTTGGTCATGGATCCAAACGCTGTGTAG